In [Phormidium] sp. ETS-05, the genomic window TAAATGAGGGGTCTTACCCTCCACTCAACCGCGCAACCCCTAATTTTGCTCTTTTGGGGAGAAAATCTTGGTTATTAGTTTTGATGACCTGATTTCTCGGTGGGAAAGTTTCTGATTAGATTAAATTTGGTTAATGTCATTTGTCCTTTGTCCGCAAGTCCGCTTGTCCCTTGGCAATTTGGCTCTTGTCCCTGGTCACTTGACAAAGTTAGTAGGTTCGGCACTGCCCACCCTACTACTGCTCTCGGCGGGAAACTAACGCTGTGCCCGAGGTGCTGTTGCACCGAGTTCGATCGCTCTTGGAAATGCCCAATTCTCAATCCTCACTTGATAGCTAACAATTTATGGATAAAATCGAGAAAGATTACCCAAATGCCCTCAATGCGGGATTAGTTTGGTGTTTGGCTTGGGGGAACGATCGTCAACCCCAGTACAGCCGAGATATCTTGATGCAAACAGTCTCAGCAGTGCTGAACGAAACCGCCCCACCGCCAGAAACACGCCATTTAGTGGCACAAGTGGAAGCGCTGGAAAAGCTGGAATTTCCCACAGCAGGTTTAGCCACCCTGAAAGATAGCCCAATCTGGCAGCAGCAAACCCGAATTGGTTTAGTTTATGGCGGCGCTACCAAAATCAAAAGTTATGTATGGGAAGCAGCGCAATTACAAGATATTCGGGGCGCTTCCGCCATATTAGATAGAATTAATCTGGTGGATTTACCGGGATTTTTCGGGAATAATACGCCTAAAAAAGTGGCGGAATGGCTAGCAGCTAATTTCCCCGAATTGGCTGCAGCTCTGATTCCAGAGTTAATCGTCTATTCCACTGGCGGCAATATTCTGGCTTTTTGTCCCGCTGCTTTTGTTAACAACTTAGCCGATGCCATAGAAAAGCGCTACACCCATGAAACTCTAACGGCGAATAGCTGCGCTGTGGGGGAAACTTTCCGGTTGTTAGAAATCCGATTGGGGCGGCTGCAAGAGCCGATGGAAAATACACCCTGGCTGGATTGGTATCGCCAAAATTACCAGAATGACCTAGTGAAAGCCTATTTTGGCAGTCCCAAAACCGAGGCGGAAATTGTGGCCGCATTCCAAGACCGCAAGAGCTTTAATGAATTAGCGTTGATATTAGCGGCGCGATTTCAGCAGCGGCGCAATGGTAACGATATCCCCGGAGTTGATCGGCGCAGTCGCCGCTATCCGCCGATGTTTGAAACTCATCCTTATTTCAGGAGAGATGAGGGCGATCGACGTTTAGCCGTCACCCAGGCGGAGGAGTTACCGGGAGAGCCTTGGTTTTCTGAGGCTGTAGCCCGAAAACGGCTGATGGGACAGATATCTAAACGGGAATTACCCTACGGAGAACTACCCAATTGGTGGAAAAAAGCTCAGTTAGATTGGCAACCGGGGGAAGTCGAAACCTGGGTGAACAAGTTCGAGAAATTTTTGGCCGCCAGCGATGGGAGAGACCGTTATTATCGAGGCATACCGGCTAAACAGATTACAGAGGCTCGCCGGATGGAAGAAATCGGCAATAGCACTAATGGCTTTGTGGCTTTTATCTATGCTGATGGCAACAATATGGGGGGCTATATCCAGAAAATCAAAACTGCCCAGGAGTATCGGGACTTTAGCCAACATATTTCGGAGGCTACGGAACAGTCGGTTTATCGAGCTTTGGCCAAACATCTGGCGGTACATAAGCTAGAAAAGTTAAATGAACCCGACTCGGAAGGTCGCGAGGATAAATGGATTCATCCGTTTGAGATTGTGACGATCGGCGGCGATGATGTGGTGTTGATTGTCCCGGCGAATCAAGCCTTGGCCATTGCCCATACGATTTGTGTGGAATTTGAGGAATTTTTGTGTAATATCAAAGATGCTGATAATCAGTACCCCTATCGCCTCGATGATGATAATGTTATCGCCAAATCAGTCCAATGCCATCGCTATGAGGGGTCAGAACCACCCCCAGCGCGCTGTAAACTCAGTATATCGGCGGGAGTGGTGATTTCTGAATATAAAACCCCCATCTATTACACTCAGAATCTGGCGGAACAGTTGATGAAGTCGGCCAAGAAGATGGCGAAAACCCTCAAGAATCACGAGAGCTATCAATATCATGGGGGCACGGTGGACTTTTTGGCTCTCAAATCGGTAACGATGATTTCTTCTAACGTCGAATCCTTTAGGAAAGAGGGGTTAACTCATAAGTCTGATAAAAGCTCGACATTGAAACTGTATAGCGCCCCTTATACGCTGCCTGAATTGGCGGGATTACTGGAAACTGCTAAGGCACTCAAGGAGTCGAAGTTGCCGAAATCTCAAATCTACCAAATTCGCGGCTTCCTAGAACGGGGCAAAAAGACTGCTATCCTTAACTACCTCTATTTTCGGGTGCGCTTGGAATCGCCATATCAAGAGTTGCTGAAGGAAAAGTTTGAGGCAGCCTGGTGTAAAGCCAAAACTAACAACGGTAACATCGCCCCCTGGATGTATAATCAGGAAAATCAGATTTATGAGACTATCTGGCGGGATTTGGTAGATTTATATCCTTTTACCGAGGTATCGGCAAAATCCGAGGCATTGGAGCAAGGGGATAAAATTGAGCAAACCGCTATGGGGGTGGAGGTAAAATGACGATCGACTTATCGCAACTATTATCTAGCGCGGCAGAATCGGTGGCGATTACTGCTATAATTGATACTGCCTTATGTGTGGGGGCGGGGGGTTCTACGGGGTCGCTGGCGGATAAGCCGATCGTCCGCACGGCGGATAAAAAATTGCTGATTCCTGCGTCGCAAATTAAAGGCCGTTTGCGCCACGAATGTGAAAAACTAGCGCGGGGTTTGGGATGGCCCGTTTGTGACTCCCCCAAAGCCGACACGATGTGTCCACAACTGGCGGGGTTTTCAGAGAGCCAAAAAACCGATTTTCACCGGGAGGACTATCGGTTAGCATCATATCCCGAAGGGCGGCAACATCACTGCTTGATTTGTCAGATATTTGGCAATCCGACTTTGCCCTCGCGAGTTCTCTTTAGCGACCTAATTTGTCACCAAGACCCAGACACTTTGGCGGAAGTATTGCGCCCGGGAGTGACGATTAATCGCAGCCGCCAAACTGCGGAAGACCAAAAACTCTATTTTCTGGAAACTTCCCCCGCCAATCTGCAATTGCAGTTTAATGGCGAGATTTATTTTCAACCTGGTTGTCACCAGGGGCGAAACCGCTGATTTTAGCTGGGTTGCACCATATTAATGCTTTGGGAGGCAGTAAATCTGCTGGTTTGGGGTGGCTGCATTGGGATACTTCTGGTTTATTGCGGGATAATAATGCGGTTTGGTCGGCTTTGTTACCTGGAGGTGCATAATGAAACGAATTAAGTTGAAGATTACAGCCTTGTCGCCGCTGGCGATAGGACAGAAAAAAGCCGGGGGGGTGAGCGAAGCTGGGGATTATATTCCTGGTGCGGTTATTCGCGGGACGATCGCCAGCGAAATCTTACAACAAGCGGAACAGCCGCTCCGTACTGATTTCAGCCAAGTAGAGAATCATTTTAAATCCCTATTTCTTGGCAAAAATGCCGCTATTTTTCACAATGCGTATCCCACCGCCTACAATGAGGATGCGCCTGTTTGGGTGTTGCCCGCCACGGCTCTGAGTTCCAAAACTAAATCGGGTTTTAAGTCAGCAGAAAATCATGGTGTCTTCGATAGCCTGATTGACCGCTTTTGTGCGGAAAGGTGCGGCCATCCTTATGACCCTAGCTGTCCCAAAGATGGGGGCAGAGTAGAACCATATGGCGGTTTTTATAGTACAATTAATGGGGCATATGAGAAGCGCTCTGTTTCCAAGCGGCTGTTAACGCGGGTGGGCATCAACCGGCGACGCGCAACCGCCGAAGAACAGATTTTATATAGTATCGAGGTTCTCAATGAAGTCCAAGGAGAAAAAAAAGA contains:
- the cas10 gene encoding type III-B CRISPR-associated protein Cas10/Cmr2 encodes the protein MDKIEKDYPNALNAGLVWCLAWGNDRQPQYSRDILMQTVSAVLNETAPPPETRHLVAQVEALEKLEFPTAGLATLKDSPIWQQQTRIGLVYGGATKIKSYVWEAAQLQDIRGASAILDRINLVDLPGFFGNNTPKKVAEWLAANFPELAAALIPELIVYSTGGNILAFCPAAFVNNLADAIEKRYTHETLTANSCAVGETFRLLEIRLGRLQEPMENTPWLDWYRQNYQNDLVKAYFGSPKTEAEIVAAFQDRKSFNELALILAARFQQRRNGNDIPGVDRRSRRYPPMFETHPYFRRDEGDRRLAVTQAEELPGEPWFSEAVARKRLMGQISKRELPYGELPNWWKKAQLDWQPGEVETWVNKFEKFLAASDGRDRYYRGIPAKQITEARRMEEIGNSTNGFVAFIYADGNNMGGYIQKIKTAQEYRDFSQHISEATEQSVYRALAKHLAVHKLEKLNEPDSEGREDKWIHPFEIVTIGGDDVVLIVPANQALAIAHTICVEFEEFLCNIKDADNQYPYRLDDDNVIAKSVQCHRYEGSEPPPARCKLSISAGVVISEYKTPIYYTQNLAEQLMKSAKKMAKTLKNHESYQYHGGTVDFLALKSVTMISSNVESFRKEGLTHKSDKSSTLKLYSAPYTLPELAGLLETAKALKESKLPKSQIYQIRGFLERGKKTAILNYLYFRVRLESPYQELLKEKFEAAWCKAKTNNGNIAPWMYNQENQIYETIWRDLVDLYPFTEVSAKSEALEQGDKIEQTAMGVEVK
- a CDS encoding RAMP superfamily CRISPR-associated protein, giving the protein MTIDLSQLLSSAAESVAITAIIDTALCVGAGGSTGSLADKPIVRTADKKLLIPASQIKGRLRHECEKLARGLGWPVCDSPKADTMCPQLAGFSESQKTDFHREDYRLASYPEGRQHHCLICQIFGNPTLPSRVLFSDLICHQDPDTLAEVLRPGVTINRSRQTAEDQKLYFLETSPANLQLQFNGEIYFQPGCHQGRNR